A genomic segment from Actinoplanes sichuanensis encodes:
- a CDS encoding nuclear transport factor 2 family protein, with translation MSATEAGLLDAEHRLQQAQRDGDVDVLDELLDDRLIAIGPDGTRFRKDDDLDAYRSGSSKIDSLIEEDLEVLVAGTTGATFALCAVSGTFNGEPFAARLRYARTWTFDPEAGWRIVAAQLSPA, from the coding sequence GTGAGTGCTACCGAAGCCGGGCTTCTCGACGCTGAGCACCGCTTGCAGCAGGCACAGCGTGACGGTGACGTGGATGTGCTCGACGAGCTTCTCGACGACCGCCTGATCGCGATCGGGCCGGACGGCACCCGATTCCGCAAGGACGACGACCTGGACGCGTACCGGTCCGGAAGCTCGAAGATCGACTCCCTGATCGAGGAGGACCTGGAAGTTCTCGTCGCCGGCACGACCGGGGCGACGTTCGCGCTGTGCGCGGTGTCCGGGACGTTCAACGGCGAGCCGTTCGCGGCCCGGCTCCGCTACGCACGCACCTGGACGTTCGACCCCGAAGCCGGCTGGCGAATCGTGGCCGCCCAGCTCTCCCCCGCCTGA
- a CDS encoding FAD-dependent oxidoreductase, with protein MTTYDVIVVGARVAGSPLAALLAERGFRTLLVDRDTFPSDTVSTHVLHPPGVAALQRWGVLDQVIATGVPPISRYTTDFGPVTVGGAPGTPDNPYAYAPRRTLLDKILLDAAAAAGAEIREGYSVEELLVDDDGRVTGIRGLDGTVEHARIVVGADGRNSMVAKAVNAPAYEDRPPLTVGYYAYFSNLPMDGTFEAYSRPGRGWAVCPTNDDLTMVIGGWPHSELAEHRNDIDGTFAAMFETAPAWADRFRDAKQETRWVGASVHNYFRVPHGPGWALVGDAGYSRDYITAQGITDAFLDAELLADAIADDDLPGYQTRRDARAMPFYQMTLGIASLQPPDEQMVQLVMAIAGDQEKMDAFTRLNSGVTSPVEFFAPENMGRLFA; from the coding sequence ATGACGACATACGATGTGATCGTGGTGGGGGCCCGTGTGGCCGGGTCCCCGTTGGCCGCCTTGCTGGCCGAACGCGGTTTCCGGACTCTGCTCGTGGACCGCGACACGTTCCCGAGCGACACGGTTTCGACCCACGTCCTGCACCCGCCGGGCGTCGCCGCGCTCCAGCGGTGGGGTGTGCTCGACCAGGTCATCGCGACCGGCGTTCCGCCGATCAGCCGCTACACCACGGATTTCGGTCCGGTCACCGTCGGCGGTGCTCCCGGCACGCCCGACAACCCTTATGCGTACGCACCCCGCCGCACCCTCCTCGACAAGATCCTCCTGGACGCGGCCGCGGCCGCCGGAGCCGAGATCCGGGAGGGATATTCGGTCGAGGAACTCCTCGTCGACGACGACGGCCGGGTCACCGGCATCCGTGGCCTCGACGGAACCGTCGAGCACGCCCGCATCGTGGTCGGCGCCGACGGCCGTAACTCGATGGTCGCGAAAGCGGTGAACGCCCCCGCCTACGAGGACCGGCCGCCGCTCACCGTCGGCTACTACGCCTACTTCAGCAACCTTCCGATGGACGGCACCTTCGAGGCGTACAGCCGACCCGGCCGAGGCTGGGCGGTGTGCCCCACCAACGACGACCTCACCATGGTGATCGGCGGCTGGCCGCACTCCGAGCTGGCCGAACACCGCAACGACATCGACGGCACGTTCGCCGCGATGTTCGAGACGGCCCCCGCCTGGGCGGACCGTTTCCGGGACGCCAAGCAGGAGACCCGCTGGGTCGGCGCCTCGGTGCACAACTACTTCCGGGTTCCTCACGGGCCGGGCTGGGCGCTGGTCGGGGACGCCGGTTACTCCCGCGACTACATCACCGCGCAGGGCATCACCGACGCGTTCCTCGACGCCGAACTCCTCGCCGACGCCATCGCCGACGACGACCTGCCCGGCTACCAGACTCGGCGAGACGCGCGGGCGATGCCGTTCTACCAGATGACGTTGGGCATCGCGTCGCTCCAGCCGCCGGACGAGCAGATGGTCCAGCTGGTCATGGCGATCGCCGGCGACCAGGAGAAGATGGACGCCTTCACCCGCCTCAACTCGGGCGTGACGTCCCCGGTCGAGTTCTTCGCCCCGGAGAACATGGGCCGCCTCTTCGCCTGA
- a CDS encoding ABC transporter ATP-binding protein produces the protein MSLIADCVSAGYRGRRVLHDTSLTVEAGETVGLRGPSGSGKSTLVRVLALLHEPDAGHVILDGERVTGVRHRVAAGVRTRIGVLFQSPRAASDPRLTLADLIAEPLRAVAHPRERIAGRVAELADAAGLTADLLARRPHAVSDGQLQRACLARALVHRPRYLLCDEATTMLDASTQALVAAVITAEQEATGLGVLVVSHDPALLTRWADRVTELR, from the coding sequence ATGAGCCTCATCGCGGATTGTGTCAGCGCCGGGTATCGAGGCCGGCGCGTCCTGCACGACACGTCGCTGACCGTCGAGGCGGGTGAGACGGTCGGCCTTCGTGGTCCGTCCGGGAGTGGCAAATCCACGCTGGTACGGGTCCTCGCGCTCCTGCACGAACCCGACGCCGGGCACGTCATCCTGGACGGCGAACGGGTCACCGGGGTGCGGCATCGGGTGGCGGCGGGCGTGCGAACCAGGATCGGCGTCCTGTTCCAGAGCCCGCGCGCGGCCAGTGACCCGCGCCTGACCCTCGCCGACCTGATCGCCGAACCGCTCCGCGCCGTCGCACATCCCCGTGAGCGGATCGCCGGACGGGTAGCCGAGCTCGCCGACGCCGCCGGACTGACCGCCGACCTGCTGGCCCGCCGCCCGCACGCGGTCAGCGACGGTCAGCTGCAACGCGCCTGCCTGGCCCGCGCCCTGGTGCACCGGCCCCGCTACCTGCTGTGCGACGAGGCCACCACGATGCTCGACGCGTCCACGCAGGCGCTGGTCGCGGCCGTGATCACCGCCGAGCAGGAGGCGACCGGCCTGGGTGTCCTGGTCGTGTCGCACGATCCGGCGCTGCTCACCCGCTGGGCCGACCGGGTCACTGAACTTCGTTGA
- a CDS encoding ABC transporter ATP-binding protein, with protein sequence MTDLLTISGLTVRFQLRDAVVEAVTDLDLTVRPGELLAVVGESGCGKSVLAHALLGLLPANATVTGRAHLADGPVDLLRCGEKTLAKTIRGRRIGLIPQSPATSLTGVRRGRRLLAETLKAHGRDPGLADHVAEQAGLDPADLHRYPFELSGGMAQRLATALALAGEPPLLIADEPTGGLDRPLVEHTLDLLRSRCDGGAAVLLITHDLAAAERVADTVAVMYAGRIVEHRAADEFFRGPGHPYSRGLLNALPDREFRPIAGHPPMLTALPEGCAFAARCDRVTAACARRPTGTVACHHPLTGAEVLA encoded by the coding sequence GTGACCGACCTGCTGACCATCTCCGGTCTCACCGTCCGCTTCCAGCTCCGCGACGCGGTGGTCGAGGCGGTGACCGACCTCGATCTGACGGTACGTCCGGGCGAGCTCCTGGCTGTGGTCGGCGAATCCGGCTGCGGCAAGTCGGTGCTGGCCCACGCACTACTGGGTCTGCTCCCGGCCAACGCGACAGTGACCGGCCGGGCCCACCTGGCCGACGGGCCCGTGGATCTGCTCCGCTGCGGCGAGAAGACGCTCGCCAAGACCATTCGCGGGCGGCGGATCGGGCTCATCCCGCAGAGCCCGGCCACGTCGCTCACCGGCGTCCGGCGTGGGCGGCGGCTGCTCGCCGAGACGCTCAAGGCGCACGGCCGTGATCCCGGTCTGGCCGATCACGTCGCTGAACAGGCCGGGCTCGACCCGGCGGACCTACACCGGTATCCGTTCGAGTTGTCCGGCGGCATGGCCCAGCGGCTGGCCACGGCACTCGCGCTCGCCGGTGAACCGCCACTGCTGATCGCCGACGAACCGACAGGTGGGCTGGACCGGCCGCTCGTCGAGCACACCCTCGACCTGCTCCGGAGCCGGTGCGACGGCGGGGCCGCGGTCCTGCTGATCACCCATGACCTGGCCGCTGCGGAACGCGTCGCCGACACCGTCGCCGTCATGTACGCCGGCCGCATCGTCGAGCACCGGGCGGCGGACGAGTTCTTTCGGGGGCCGGGTCACCCGTACAGCCGAGGGTTGTTGAACGCCCTGCCGGACCGGGAGTTCCGGCCGATCGCCGGCCATCCGCCGATGTTGACCGCGCTCCCGGAGGGATGCGCGTTCGCGGCGCGCTGCGATCGGGTCACCGCCGCGTGTGCGCGCCGGCCGACCGGGACGGTCGCCTGCCATCACCCGCTGACCGGTGCGGAGGTGCTCGCATGA
- a CDS encoding ABC transporter permease yields MADLVATRTATGRLRPAGLRPGTLLAALVLAAGVGAALLVPVIAPLDQSAVALDRVALPPSLTHLGGTDDLGRDVLHRSLYGLRVSLLVGVVAALAATVVGGLVGGLAGLLGGWVDRTLMRVVDTIAALPHLLLGIFIVAMLRPSLGAVILSIGLTHWLSTARIVRSELLSLRTRPFIDAAIAGGAGRTRVLTRHLLPHVLPKIALATTLMIPHAVWHETSLSFLGLGLPPHLASLGNMINDGQRSLLTGAWWASIVPGAVIVVVTLAIAALAARWRDHLDPRVRAELNL; encoded by the coding sequence ATGGCTGACCTCGTTGCCACCCGCACCGCCACCGGGCGGCTTCGCCCGGCCGGGCTCCGCCCCGGCACTCTGCTCGCCGCCCTCGTCCTCGCGGCCGGTGTCGGTGCGGCCCTTCTCGTGCCGGTGATCGCCCCGCTCGACCAGAGCGCCGTCGCCCTCGACCGGGTCGCCCTCCCGCCCTCCCTCACCCACCTCGGCGGCACCGACGACCTCGGCCGCGACGTGCTGCACCGCAGCCTCTACGGCCTGCGAGTGTCGCTGCTGGTGGGCGTGGTCGCCGCCCTCGCCGCCACAGTCGTCGGCGGTCTCGTCGGCGGCCTCGCCGGACTGCTCGGCGGCTGGGTCGACCGCACCCTGATGCGGGTCGTCGACACCATCGCCGCCCTGCCGCACCTGCTCCTCGGCATCTTCATCGTGGCGATGCTCCGGCCCAGTCTGGGCGCGGTGATCCTGTCGATCGGCCTCACCCACTGGCTGTCCACCGCCCGGATCGTCCGCTCCGAACTACTGTCGCTGCGGACCCGCCCGTTCATCGACGCCGCCATCGCCGGGGGAGCCGGCCGGACCCGCGTCCTCACCCGGCACCTGCTTCCGCACGTGCTTCCGAAGATCGCCCTCGCCACCACCCTGATGATCCCGCACGCGGTCTGGCACGAGACGTCTCTGAGCTTCCTCGGCCTCGGCCTGCCACCCCACCTGGCCTCCCTCGGCAACATGATCAACGACGGTCAACGGTCGCTGCTGACTGGTGCCTGGTGGGCGAGCATCGTCCCCGGCGCGGTAATCGTCGTCGTCACCCTGGCCATCGCGGCGCTGGCCGCCCGCTGGCGCGACCACCTGGATCCCCGAGTCCGCGCGGAGCTGAACCTGTGA
- a CDS encoding ABC transporter permease yields MIRVIRRRLAFALPVLIATSIGMFLLGAASPIDPAKQYAGAAAFTMSEENLRQIRENWGVDDPLPVQYARWLGNLLQGDLGWSTSRHQAVTEVIAARAGWTLLLIGITLVVVLAGSLLVGTLAAYRRGGLLDRGVRTVAYAVESMPVFWLALAAIAVFALGLGWFPAGGLTDVRATSTSFGDVAHHLVLPVTVLAISQAPWFVLFVRDSVAESLREDHVLAARARGLAGRTVLFGHALRTGLLPFLTLIGTHLPELVGGSVLVETVFSLPGLGAVSVQAALGSDFPLLAAITLITTAVVLTANLLTDLAYTAADPRVRIDG; encoded by the coding sequence GTGATCAGAGTGATCCGGCGGCGGCTCGCCTTCGCGCTGCCGGTGCTGATCGCCACCAGCATCGGCATGTTCCTGCTCGGCGCGGCGTCCCCGATCGACCCGGCCAAGCAGTACGCGGGCGCCGCCGCCTTCACCATGAGCGAGGAGAACCTGCGGCAGATCCGGGAGAACTGGGGAGTCGACGACCCGCTACCCGTGCAGTATGCGCGCTGGCTCGGCAACCTGCTCCAAGGCGACCTCGGCTGGTCCACCTCACGGCACCAGGCGGTCACCGAGGTGATCGCCGCCCGCGCGGGCTGGACGTTGTTGCTGATCGGGATCACCCTCGTCGTGGTCCTGGCCGGCAGCCTGCTGGTCGGCACCCTGGCCGCCTACCGACGCGGCGGCCTGCTCGACCGCGGGGTCCGCACCGTTGCGTACGCCGTCGAGTCGATGCCGGTCTTCTGGCTGGCGCTCGCCGCGATCGCCGTGTTCGCGCTGGGCCTCGGCTGGTTTCCGGCCGGCGGCCTGACCGACGTCCGGGCCACGTCGACGTCGTTCGGCGACGTGGCCCACCATCTGGTGCTCCCGGTGACCGTGCTGGCGATCTCCCAGGCGCCGTGGTTCGTGCTGTTCGTCCGTGACTCGGTCGCCGAAAGCCTGCGCGAGGACCACGTGCTCGCCGCCCGGGCCCGTGGCCTGGCCGGACGGACCGTCCTGTTCGGGCACGCTCTGCGCACCGGGCTCCTGCCGTTCCTCACCCTGATCGGCACACACCTGCCCGAACTCGTCGGCGGCTCGGTCCTGGTCGAGACGGTCTTCTCGCTGCCGGGGCTGGGTGCGGTGAGCGTGCAGGCGGCCCTCGGCAGCGACTTCCCGTTGCTGGCCGCGATCACCCTGATCACCACCGCGGTGGTACTGACCGCCAACCTGTTGACCGATCTGGCCTACACGGCCGCCGACCCCCGGGTACGAATCGATGGCTGA
- a CDS encoding ABC transporter substrate-binding protein, whose amino-acid sequence MLRLLGTAAVALLALTACSAPATPGSTSAGGAIVVATSGEPDTLNPILGYGSDGAALIFDGLVARDAENNLIPALAAELPAVSADGRTVTAKLRTGVTFHDGGPLTADDVVFTYTSVLDPAVDSTLRSDLDMLTGVTATDPSTVVFTLKYAYAPFLQRLTLGIVPAKALSGQDVNKSGFNQKPVGTGPYQVTSWTPGDRLVLAANDTWWGGKPANSGVIVAFVADDNVRAQRARSGEFDAVELAPKLATGFAGFTVHKVPTADYRGVMLPMNDPVTGDVTIRKALNAAVDRQAMVTGVLAGAGEPAYGPVPPTSPFHVATQPAPVNLDEAGWVAGADGIRAKNGQRAEFTLMYPATDSLRKELALAVTADAKKAGIEVKPEGLTWDAIEPRMKNDALIMGWGTPYDPDFVSYKLFGGQFAGQGFFNPGSYRSEVVDKALQAGRDNADPAERKTAYATFQQQLAADAPWVFLTYLQHTYAVRDDLAGVTPRVEAHEHDVANSLWWNVHTWTRK is encoded by the coding sequence ATGCTTCGTCTCCTCGGGACCGCCGCCGTGGCGCTGCTGGCCCTCACCGCCTGCTCGGCGCCGGCCACCCCCGGCTCCACATCGGCCGGCGGCGCCATCGTCGTCGCCACGTCCGGCGAGCCGGACACCCTCAACCCCATCCTCGGGTACGGCAGTGACGGCGCCGCCTTGATCTTCGACGGCCTCGTCGCCCGGGACGCGGAGAACAACCTGATCCCGGCACTGGCCGCCGAGCTGCCGGCCGTCTCCGCCGACGGTCGAACCGTCACCGCGAAGCTGCGCACCGGCGTCACCTTCCACGACGGCGGTCCACTCACCGCCGACGACGTGGTCTTCACCTACACCTCGGTGCTCGACCCGGCCGTCGACTCGACACTCCGCTCGGATCTGGACATGCTCACCGGCGTCACCGCCACCGACCCGTCCACCGTGGTCTTCACGCTGAAATACGCCTACGCCCCGTTCCTGCAGCGCCTCACTCTCGGCATCGTCCCGGCCAAGGCGCTGAGCGGCCAGGACGTCAACAAATCCGGCTTCAACCAGAAACCGGTCGGCACCGGGCCGTACCAGGTCACCTCGTGGACCCCGGGCGACCGGCTCGTCCTCGCCGCCAACGACACCTGGTGGGGCGGCAAGCCGGCCAACAGTGGTGTGATCGTCGCGTTCGTCGCCGACGACAACGTCCGCGCCCAGCGGGCCCGGTCCGGCGAGTTCGACGCCGTCGAGCTGGCCCCCAAACTGGCCACCGGGTTCGCCGGCTTCACCGTGCACAAGGTGCCGACCGCCGACTACCGCGGTGTCATGCTGCCGATGAACGACCCGGTCACCGGCGACGTCACCATCCGCAAAGCGCTCAACGCGGCCGTCGACCGGCAGGCCATGGTCACCGGCGTGCTCGCCGGCGCCGGCGAACCCGCCTACGGGCCGGTCCCGCCCACCTCGCCGTTCCACGTCGCCACCCAACCCGCCCCGGTGAACCTCGACGAGGCCGGCTGGGTCGCCGGCGCCGACGGCATCCGGGCCAAGAACGGGCAGCGTGCCGAGTTCACCCTGATGTACCCGGCCACCGACAGCCTGCGCAAGGAACTCGCGCTCGCCGTCACCGCCGACGCCAAGAAGGCCGGCATCGAGGTCAAGCCGGAGGGCCTCACCTGGGACGCGATCGAGCCGCGGATGAAGAACGACGCGCTGATCATGGGCTGGGGCACTCCGTACGACCCGGACTTCGTCTCGTACAAGCTGTTCGGCGGCCAGTTCGCCGGTCAGGGCTTCTTCAACCCCGGCTCCTACCGGTCGGAGGTCGTCGACAAGGCGCTGCAGGCGGGCCGCGACAACGCCGACCCGGCCGAGCGCAAGACCGCCTACGCCACCTTCCAGCAGCAACTCGCCGCCGACGCCCCGTGGGTGTTCCTCACCTACCTCCAGCACACCTATGCCGTCCGAGACGACCTCGCCGGGGTGACGCCGCGCGTCGAGGCGCACGAACACGACGTCGCCAACAGCCTCTGGTGGAACGTCCACACCTGGACCCGCAAGTGA
- a CDS encoding lysophospholipid acyltransferase family protein has protein sequence MYELVKRVVRLRVEGAEHVPADGPLLLASNHLSITDSTFLPMAVARHVTFMAKAEYFTGRGPFGRFVSWFMSRDGQVAVDRDDKRAAVASLDTCLDVLNRGNAFAIYPEGTRSPDGRLYRGRTGVAWLALKSGAPVVPVAMFGTDRVLPPGSVIPRPARVRVVFGKPVQLAAIATDPENARERRIATEAIMAAIGKISGQEYVPKYARA, from the coding sequence GTGTACGAACTGGTCAAGAGGGTCGTCCGATTGCGGGTGGAGGGGGCGGAACACGTGCCGGCCGACGGGCCGCTGCTGCTGGCCTCGAACCACCTTTCCATCACGGACTCGACGTTCCTGCCGATGGCGGTGGCCCGGCACGTCACCTTCATGGCGAAAGCCGAGTACTTCACCGGTCGCGGGCCGTTCGGGCGGTTCGTGTCCTGGTTCATGTCGCGGGACGGGCAGGTCGCGGTGGACCGGGACGACAAGCGGGCCGCGGTCGCCTCGCTCGACACCTGTCTCGACGTGCTGAACCGGGGGAACGCGTTCGCGATCTACCCGGAGGGCACCCGCTCGCCGGATGGCCGGCTCTACCGCGGCCGGACCGGGGTGGCCTGGTTGGCGCTGAAATCGGGGGCGCCGGTGGTGCCGGTGGCGATGTTCGGCACCGACCGGGTGCTGCCGCCCGGCTCGGTGATCCCGCGGCCGGCCCGGGTCCGGGTCGTGTTCGGTAAGCCGGTGCAGCTCGCGGCGATCGCGACCGACCCGGAGAACGCCCGTGAGCGACGCATCGCCACCGAGGCGATCATGGCTGCGATCGGCAAGATCTCCGGCCAGGAGTACGTACCGAAGTACGCCCGCGCCTGA
- a CDS encoding AAA family ATPase, translated as MQSVAHRLILINGLPGSGKSTLAGRLASALRVPLIGKDALKEAMAGAVPGVPPGALGPLAAQLMWELATATPGVVILESWWFRPRDLGYVAEGVARSGARSTVEIWCSVPPEVAAERYRARGRHAVHEDDRRLREDWPRWAAEAEPLGLGPTIVVETDRPVIATHLIQAITEAIGGV; from the coding sequence ATGCAGTCTGTGGCGCACCGGCTGATACTGATCAACGGGCTTCCCGGGTCCGGCAAGAGCACCCTCGCCGGGCGGCTGGCGTCCGCGTTACGCGTACCGCTGATCGGTAAGGACGCCTTGAAAGAGGCGATGGCCGGAGCCGTGCCGGGTGTTCCGCCGGGTGCTCTCGGGCCGCTCGCCGCGCAGCTGATGTGGGAGCTGGCGACCGCCACACCCGGTGTGGTCATCCTGGAGAGCTGGTGGTTCCGGCCCCGCGATCTCGGGTACGTGGCCGAGGGGGTGGCCCGGTCGGGTGCCCGCAGCACGGTCGAGATCTGGTGTTCGGTGCCGCCCGAGGTGGCCGCCGAACGATACCGGGCCCGGGGCCGGCACGCCGTACACGAGGATGATCGTCGTCTTCGGGAGGACTGGCCGCGCTGGGCCGCCGAGGCCGAGCCGCTCGGTCTCGGGCCGACGATCGTGGTGGAGACCGATCGGCCGGTCATCGCGACGCACCTCATCCAGGCGATCACCGAGGCCATCGGTGGTGTGTAG
- a CDS encoding histidine decarboxylase: MNEVDAPAIWPGDWSEALRLDRAPGLADVDAVMTMLIARADQAQRRTIGFPAATDIDWSRTQGLFTRLFNNVGDPGTAPSGAAHTNALEVEVIRWFADVVGLPQNDRWGYVTSGGTESNIAALRVARDRYPDAVLYLTHASHYSIRKTAGLLGIHPHDVAMVRDSWYGEMDYGHFEQLVARHSGRPAIVVATAGTTLWEAVDQPDRIERILDEYGVTRRHVHVDAALSGIPLALDGMLGLGAGSPVDSIAISGHKFLGTPIPCGVVVMRDSVRVERGEHISYTATLDSTILGSRCGQAAALLWTAIAVYGRNGHQARALRARRIAAYAVERISSIGWPVYRHPDAFTVVLQTPPAALTAEFGWVLSVDGDFCHIICMPGVTKEVVDEFVADLGRVVARWAVMAECRSRPVWRGLDAGEDRILSA, from the coding sequence GTGAATGAGGTGGACGCGCCTGCGATATGGCCGGGGGACTGGTCGGAAGCACTGAGGCTGGACCGGGCCCCCGGTCTGGCCGACGTCGACGCCGTCATGACCATGCTGATCGCCCGGGCCGATCAGGCCCAGCGCCGGACCATCGGGTTCCCGGCGGCCACCGACATCGACTGGAGCCGTACCCAGGGGTTGTTCACCAGGCTCTTCAACAACGTCGGTGACCCCGGTACGGCCCCGTCCGGTGCGGCGCACACCAACGCGCTGGAGGTCGAGGTCATCCGGTGGTTCGCCGACGTCGTCGGGCTGCCGCAGAACGACCGCTGGGGGTACGTCACCTCCGGCGGCACCGAGAGCAACATCGCCGCGCTCCGGGTCGCTCGTGACCGCTACCCGGACGCGGTGCTCTACCTGACGCACGCCAGCCACTACTCGATCCGTAAGACCGCCGGGCTGCTCGGCATCCACCCGCACGACGTGGCCATGGTCCGGGACAGCTGGTACGGCGAGATGGACTACGGCCACTTCGAGCAGCTGGTGGCCAGGCATTCGGGCCGGCCGGCGATCGTGGTGGCCACCGCCGGCACCACCCTGTGGGAGGCGGTCGACCAGCCGGACCGGATCGAGAGGATCCTCGACGAGTACGGGGTGACCCGCCGGCACGTGCACGTCGACGCCGCCCTGTCGGGCATCCCGCTCGCTCTGGACGGGATGCTTGGCCTGGGCGCCGGCAGCCCGGTCGACAGCATCGCCATCTCCGGGCACAAGTTCCTCGGTACGCCGATCCCGTGCGGCGTGGTGGTGATGCGCGACAGCGTCCGGGTGGAGCGGGGCGAGCACATCAGCTACACCGCCACCCTGGACAGCACGATCCTCGGCTCCCGCTGTGGGCAGGCGGCGGCCCTGCTGTGGACGGCGATCGCCGTCTACGGCCGTAACGGCCACCAGGCGCGGGCGCTGCGGGCCCGGCGGATCGCCGCGTACGCGGTGGAGCGGATCAGTTCGATCGGTTGGCCCGTCTATCGGCATCCGGACGCGTTCACCGTGGTGCTGCAGACCCCGCCGGCCGCGCTGACCGCCGAGTTCGGTTGGGTGCTGTCGGTCGACGGCGACTTCTGCCACATCATCTGCATGCCGGGCGTGACCAAGGAGGTCGTCGACGAGTTCGTGGCCGACCTGGGTCGGGTCGTGGCCCGCTGGGCGGTGATGGCCGAGTGCCGCAGCCGGCCGGTGTGGCGGGGCCTGGACGCGGGGGAGGACCGCATCCTGTCCGCGTGA
- a CDS encoding APC family permease: MATVAAAMARRTVTAGAAWALGATTSAPMVVLVGGIVATYAGSEVTALPLLFALVGGVVTLLLVGYAAMVRAVPHSAPYYAITARGLGATSGVAAGFVALLAYNALQISLYGLFGAIMSGITGVGAWWLFAAMAIGVVTVLGTRRIVLSTQIVMGVLVASLLVVGLFVVFGFVDAQNGIPTAAFDPAGLSVPGLGLAVALTLAAYTGPEGMAAFIEEEDSGEGKRGRAISRGMMICALSLIGIYTAAAWAMQAATGSDEVAAAALADDNLPVTLLSDRVHPVFGILGVVILVLAILTSLISFHNIINRYAFAMSREQVLHQFLYRTGAGTAADAPVGASRAQNALAAVVVLVWAISGADPQKTLFAWASTVGAMGLLALLIVSAAAALRYFARNSDSGESGWATTVAPLFGLAFGIAILVTMLLQLDALAGAEPGSLAPYTMPALLVVAAIAGIWRALILRRSRPQVYEGISHGVPSVYAVPDRIDL, encoded by the coding sequence ATGGCTACAGTAGCCGCGGCCATGGCCCGCCGTACGGTCACAGCGGGCGCTGCCTGGGCACTGGGCGCCACCACGTCCGCCCCGATGGTCGTTCTCGTCGGCGGTATCGTCGCCACCTACGCCGGTTCCGAGGTGACGGCGCTTCCACTCCTCTTCGCTCTGGTCGGCGGTGTGGTCACACTGCTGCTCGTCGGATATGCCGCCATGGTCCGAGCGGTGCCGCACTCGGCCCCCTACTACGCCATCACCGCCCGCGGGCTCGGCGCGACGAGCGGTGTCGCGGCCGGCTTCGTCGCCCTGCTCGCGTACAACGCCCTGCAGATCAGCCTCTACGGACTGTTCGGCGCGATCATGTCCGGGATCACCGGCGTCGGCGCGTGGTGGCTGTTCGCCGCCATGGCGATCGGTGTCGTGACGGTCCTCGGTACCCGTCGCATCGTCCTGTCGACCCAGATCGTGATGGGCGTACTGGTGGCCTCGCTCCTGGTCGTCGGTCTGTTCGTCGTCTTCGGGTTCGTCGACGCGCAGAACGGCATCCCCACCGCCGCCTTCGATCCGGCCGGCCTCAGCGTTCCCGGTCTCGGCCTCGCGGTCGCCCTCACCCTGGCCGCCTACACCGGCCCCGAAGGCATGGCCGCGTTCATCGAGGAGGAGGACAGCGGCGAGGGCAAGCGCGGCCGGGCGATCAGCCGCGGCATGATGATCTGCGCGCTCAGCCTGATCGGCATCTACACCGCGGCGGCGTGGGCCATGCAGGCCGCGACCGGTTCCGACGAGGTGGCGGCGGCCGCCCTGGCCGACGACAACCTGCCGGTGACGCTGCTGTCCGACCGGGTGCACCCGGTCTTCGGCATCCTCGGCGTGGTCATCCTGGTCCTGGCGATCCTGACCTCACTGATCAGCTTCCACAACATCATCAACCGGTACGCCTTCGCGATGAGCCGCGAGCAGGTCCTGCACCAGTTCCTGTACCGCACCGGCGCCGGCACCGCGGCCGACGCCCCGGTCGGCGCGAGCCGGGCCCAGAACGCGCTCGCCGCCGTGGTGGTGCTGGTATGGGCGATCTCCGGCGCCGACCCGCAGAAGACCCTGTTCGCCTGGGCCAGCACCGTCGGCGCGATGGGCCTGCTCGCCCTGCTGATCGTCTCGGCGGCGGCCGCGCTGCGCTACTTCGCCCGTAACTCCGACTCCGGTGAGAGCGGCTGGGCCACCACCGTCGCGCCGCTGTTCGGTCTGGCCTTCGGCATCGCCATCCTGGTCACCATGCTCCTTCAGCTCGACGCCCTGGCCGGCGCCGAGCCCGGCTCACTGGCTCCGTACACGATGCCCGCTCTGCTCGTCGTCGCCGCGATCGCCGGCATCTGGCGAGCGCTGATCCTGCGCCGGTCCCGGCCACAGGTCTATGAGGGCATCAGTCACGGCGTGCCCAGCGTGTACGCGGTTCCCGACCGCATCGACCTCTGA